The following are encoded together in the Bacteroidales bacterium MB20-C3-3 genome:
- the mtaB gene encoding tRNA (N(6)-L-threonylcarbamoyladenosine(37)-C(2))-methylthiotransferase MtaB: MNENRGNRVAFLTLGCKLNYSETSSIARQFVEHGFEKVPSGKEADIYVINTCSVTEHADKKCRNAIRKLHKQNPEAIVAVTGCYAQLKPQEILDIEGVDLVLGADQKQNLFMRVSDLRDKSGTKPAPKAFSCEISNIETIFPAYSSDDRTRSFLKVQDGCDYNCSYCTIPLARGKSRNHTIDFIVKEASEIAGRGIKEVVLTGVNTGDFGKTTGERFIDLIKRLDSVEGIERYRISSIEPNLITPEIIDWISSGSKFLPHFHIPLQSGSDKILALMRRRYNTGLFEERIELIREKMPYAFLGIDVIVGFPGEGDEEFEETYNFLKRVSPSFLHVFPYSKRANTPAAGFNGQVAESEKHQRVERLTALSDSLYNSFVEKNRGRDEKVLYESTVKGGKMFGYTGNYIRIETPYDRTLIGKICDVVI, encoded by the coding sequence ATGAATGAAAACAGAGGCAACCGGGTAGCTTTTCTTACACTTGGTTGCAAATTGAACTATTCTGAGACCTCATCTATAGCGAGGCAGTTTGTAGAACACGGATTTGAGAAGGTACCTTCCGGAAAAGAGGCCGATATATATGTTATCAATACATGTTCGGTAACAGAGCATGCTGACAAGAAATGCCGGAATGCTATAAGAAAGCTGCACAAACAAAATCCGGAGGCGATAGTTGCTGTAACCGGATGCTATGCTCAGCTTAAGCCTCAGGAAATACTAGATATTGAGGGTGTTGATCTGGTGCTAGGTGCTGATCAAAAGCAGAATCTCTTTATGAGAGTCTCTGATTTAAGAGATAAATCAGGAACAAAACCGGCCCCTAAGGCTTTCTCATGCGAAATCTCAAACATTGAGACAATCTTCCCTGCATACTCATCTGATGACAGAACAAGATCCTTTCTTAAAGTCCAGGATGGATGTGACTACAACTGCTCATATTGTACAATCCCACTTGCAAGGGGAAAAAGCAGAAATCATACAATTGATTTTATAGTAAAAGAGGCCTCTGAAATAGCCGGCAGAGGGATTAAAGAGGTGGTGCTTACAGGTGTTAATACAGGGGACTTTGGAAAAACTACCGGAGAGAGGTTTATTGATCTGATAAAAAGGCTTGATAGTGTCGAGGGTATTGAACGATACAGAATATCATCTATAGAGCCCAATCTTATAACTCCCGAGATTATCGACTGGATATCATCCGGAAGTAAATTCCTCCCACATTTCCATATCCCGCTGCAGAGCGGAAGCGACAAAATTCTTGCTTTAATGAGAAGACGCTATAATACAGGACTTTTTGAAGAGAGGATAGAGCTGATTAGAGAAAAAATGCCCTATGCATTTCTGGGAATAGATGTTATTGTAGGTTTTCCTGGTGAAGGAGATGAGGAGTTTGAGGAGACTTACAACTTTCTGAAGAGAGTGTCACCATCATTTCTCCATGTTTTTCCCTATTCAAAAAGGGCTAACACCCCTGCCGCCGGATTTAACGGACAGGTTGCAGAGAGCGAAAAACACCAGCGGGTAGAGAGATTAACAGCCCTCTCTGACTCTCTTTACAATAGTTTTGTTGAAAAAAACAGGGGAAGGGATGAGAAAGTGCTCTATGAAAGCACTGTAAAGGGTGGTAAGATGTTTGGTTATACAGGAAACTATATTAGAATAGAGACCCCCTATGACAGGACATTGATAGGGAAGATTTGTGATGTAGTTATTTAG
- the folB gene encoding dihydroneopterin aldolase: protein MKKEDIQRSLVELVNMEFYAYHGHFREEQIIGNKFIVNFSAECDVYEAGESDRLEDALNYQDLYTIIKEEMEIPSKLLENVALRVIKRAKTTFPQIQKATISVAKMNPPIGGKVEASRVTISY, encoded by the coding sequence ATGAAAAAAGAGGATATTCAAAGATCATTGGTAGAGTTGGTGAACATGGAATTTTATGCATATCACGGACATTTCCGCGAGGAGCAAATTATTGGGAACAAATTCATCGTGAACTTTTCTGCCGAATGCGATGTTTATGAAGCCGGAGAGTCGGACAGACTTGAGGATGCGCTTAACTATCAGGATTTGTACACCATCATTAAAGAGGAGATGGAAATTCCTTCTAAGTTGCTGGAGAATGTAGCTTTAAGAGTTATTAAAAGAGCTAAAACAACTTTTCCGCAGATACAAAAGGCAACAATTTCTGTTGCCAAGATGAATCCGCCAATAGGAGGCAAAGTTGAGGCATCCAGAGTAACCATATCATACTAA
- a CDS encoding SAM-dependent methyltransferase: MQSSGVLYLIPTPLGSMELNEVIPQGVLRVIPGLTHFFVEELRSGRRFLSAAGHKGSVESLNLYELNEHTKEDQIENYIKVLLDGNDAGLLSEAGIPAVADPGSSLVALAHSRGIRVIPMSGPSSIILALAGSGMNGQSFHFHGYLPVKSEVRRTAIKKLESLSLSTGASQIFIETPYRNNSILSDILDVCSSNTKLCIAANITLPDSFVVTRTISQWRAERPDLNKKPCVFIL; the protein is encoded by the coding sequence ATGCAGAGTAGTGGAGTACTATATCTTATTCCAACCCCTCTGGGAAGTATGGAACTTAATGAAGTTATTCCCCAGGGAGTATTAAGAGTTATTCCCGGCCTAACCCACTTTTTTGTAGAGGAGCTAAGGAGTGGCCGAAGATTTCTTTCGGCTGCAGGTCACAAAGGCTCTGTTGAGAGTCTCAACCTGTATGAGCTTAATGAACACACAAAAGAGGATCAAATTGAGAATTATATAAAAGTCCTTTTGGACGGAAATGATGCAGGGCTGTTAAGTGAGGCAGGAATTCCTGCCGTGGCAGATCCAGGCTCCTCATTGGTTGCGCTTGCGCATAGCAGAGGGATCAGGGTAATTCCAATGAGCGGTCCATCATCAATAATTCTGGCACTTGCCGGTTCCGGAATGAATGGTCAGTCTTTCCATTTTCATGGCTATCTTCCTGTTAAATCTGAAGTGAGAAGGACAGCTATAAAAAAACTTGAGTCTCTCTCTCTCTCAACAGGAGCCAGCCAGATTTTTATTGAGACTCCATATAGAAATAACTCAATACTTTCTGATATTCTTGATGTTTGCTCTTCAAACACAAAATTGTGTATTGCTGCAAATATTACATTGCCAGATTCATTTGTTGTAACTAGAACAATATCTCAGTGGAGGGCAGAGAGGCCTGATCTTAATAAAAAACCCTGTGTATTTATATTATGA
- a CDS encoding MBL fold metallo-hydrolase, whose translation MEEFNTARLSFLGTGTSQGVPVIGCECKVCKSENSKDKRLRSSVLIEYLGFKILIDAGPDFRQQLLRVKIKNLDAILLTHEHKDHTGGLDDVRAFNYINGRALPIYCEERVLRSLEKEYSYVFEENRYPGVPEFDIRVIDENIFEIKRENGRSGEPGVKVIPVRVSHYKLPILGFRIGDITYITDANKIEDKSYKLLEGSKILVLNTVRHAKHISHFSLAEAIEVAKKAGAERTFLTHLSHQIGTHEELSAELPPGIFASYDGLTVEI comes from the coding sequence ATGGAAGAGTTCAACACTGCAAGGCTCTCTTTTCTTGGAACCGGTACATCGCAGGGAGTTCCTGTTATAGGCTGCGAGTGTAAAGTATGTAAATCAGAGAATTCAAAAGACAAAAGACTCAGATCATCAGTTCTGATAGAGTATTTGGGATTCAAAATTTTAATTGACGCAGGACCGGATTTCAGGCAGCAGCTTTTGAGAGTTAAGATTAAAAATCTTGATGCAATCCTTTTAACGCATGAACACAAGGATCATACAGGGGGGCTTGATGATGTAAGGGCATTCAATTACATTAACGGCAGGGCACTTCCCATTTATTGCGAGGAGAGAGTTCTAAGGTCGCTGGAGAAGGAGTATTCATATGTTTTTGAAGAGAACAGATACCCCGGTGTCCCTGAGTTTGACATAAGAGTTATTGATGAGAACATATTTGAAATAAAGAGAGAGAATGGCAGATCAGGAGAACCTGGTGTGAAAGTTATTCCGGTAAGGGTAAGTCACTATAAACTACCTATTTTGGGGTTTAGAATAGGAGATATCACCTACATAACAGATGCAAATAAAATTGAAGATAAAAGCTACAAACTTCTTGAGGGGTCAAAAATCCTGGTCCTAAATACAGTCAGACACGCAAAGCACATATCTCACTTTAGTCTTGCTGAGGCCATTGAGGTAGCAAAAAAGGCAGGAGCTGAAAGAACCTTTCTTACACACTTATCTCATCAGATTGGAACCCACGAAGAGCTCTCTGCTGAGTTACCACCCGGTATATTTGCATCTTACGACGGTCTTACTGTTGAGATCTGA
- a CDS encoding TIGR01777 family oxidoreductase, protein MATIKIKTAGIRGASGLVGVAVKRELESDGWIVKQIPRNFSSEDFKGLDVVINLAGHSINCRWRESEKREIRESRINTTSKIVNAIKECGDEAPALLISASAVGIYPASEIASPDNAYDEYSEERGSGFLSEVCIGWETEALKASSFTRVAVIRLGVVISSSGGAFPKLSLPFKLGLSVRYGSGKQPLSWISLEDVTGAVKLIINDSSIKGAVNLVAPQIINMSDVKSLLSGIYKTLIPLHLPDSILKIAMGGSHKLVTEGQNVKPSVLLSKGYNFKHKTLGETLRR, encoded by the coding sequence ATGGCTACAATTAAGATTAAGACCGCAGGTATAAGAGGAGCATCCGGCCTTGTTGGTGTCGCTGTAAAAAGGGAGCTGGAGAGTGATGGGTGGATTGTTAAACAAATTCCAAGAAATTTCTCTTCAGAAGATTTTAAAGGTCTTGATGTTGTGATAAATCTTGCCGGTCATTCAATTAACTGCAGATGGAGAGAGAGTGAGAAGAGAGAGATAAGGGAGAGCAGGATTAATACAACATCAAAGATAGTAAATGCTATTAAAGAGTGTGGAGATGAGGCTCCTGCCCTGCTGATTTCTGCCTCAGCCGTGGGAATATATCCAGCCTCAGAGATTGCCTCTCCTGATAATGCATATGATGAATATTCAGAAGAGAGGGGATCCGGATTTCTCTCTGAGGTGTGTATTGGCTGGGAGACCGAAGCTTTAAAAGCCTCCTCATTTACCAGGGTGGCGGTAATAAGACTTGGAGTTGTAATCTCATCTTCAGGGGGAGCATTCCCAAAGCTATCTCTGCCATTCAAACTAGGACTATCTGTCAGATATGGGAGTGGTAAACAACCACTAAGCTGGATCTCCCTTGAGGATGTTACAGGAGCCGTTAAGCTAATAATCAATGATTCATCCATTAAAGGAGCGGTGAATTTGGTAGCACCACAGATTATTAATATGAGTGACGTAAAAAGCTTATTATCCGGCATATATAAGACGCTAATCCCTCTTCATCTTCCAGATTCTATTCTAAAAATTGCAATGGGAGGGTCTCACAAACTCGTAACTGAGGGTCAGAATGTTAAACCATCAGTACTGTTATCAAAAGGGTACAATTTTAAACACAAAACACTGGGAGAGACTCTCCGCAGGTGA
- a CDS encoding KamA family protein, producing MAKTLLNKFVKSLPNLYKAAIQSNDEDKFLSSIRAYASLKIEENISAESVRCAKTILTIAENENKTIYELSKGEKIFIETFSLLWSFLRESGDYPSNTDIYEDLLNLFLIAEGAKIIKQPSEKKVREWMRRWPSGIEREVADKRDEVKRRLIVQLVKKIEKRGAVGSRYTFSENMTYQEKVKMVEIWWSDFRFHLSMAARTPGELNHYLEESLPVRVIKNLSKARNKGIPFFVTPYYLSLLNTDESGFDDNTIRSYIIYSEALVETYGNIKAWEKEDIVQAGKPNAAGWILPESHSIHRRYPEVAIMIPETRGRSCGGLCASCQRMYDFQRERLNFELDDLKPKEQWEVRMKKLMNYFRSDSQLRDILITGGDALMTSNKNLRKILEAVLLMAKEKRDDNKNREHGKKYAELQRVRLGSRLLAYLPSRIDQELITILREFRERGSEAGICQFVVQTHFQSPLEVTPEAKKAVKMILSAGWTISNQLVFNAAASRRGHTAKLRQVLNSIGVITYYTFSVKGFAENRTLFSPNSRSIQEATEEKSIGKLSPSQAKELNQLFLSGKNFSKEMKEFMRRDDIPFLPTDRNVLNLPAIGKSMTFEMVGVTKRGERILKFDHDRTRKHSPIIDTMGDVFIAENRSVASYLREIEGMRENKKEYESIWSYTTGETEPVFWLFKYPNKGLGFTDEMTNIAI from the coding sequence ATGGCAAAGACTTTATTAAACAAGTTCGTTAAATCTCTGCCAAATCTTTATAAGGCAGCAATTCAAAGCAACGACGAGGACAAATTTTTAAGTTCAATCCGCGCCTATGCTTCTTTGAAGATTGAAGAGAATATCTCTGCAGAATCTGTAAGGTGTGCTAAAACAATACTTACAATTGCAGAAAACGAAAACAAAACAATTTATGAACTATCCAAGGGTGAGAAGATCTTTATAGAGACCTTCTCTCTGCTATGGAGTTTTTTAAGAGAGAGTGGAGATTATCCATCCAATACTGATATTTACGAAGATTTGCTAAATCTCTTTCTTATTGCCGAGGGAGCTAAAATTATAAAGCAACCATCAGAGAAAAAAGTAAGAGAATGGATGAGGAGATGGCCCTCCGGAATTGAGAGAGAGGTCGCAGATAAAAGAGATGAGGTAAAGAGAAGATTAATAGTTCAGCTGGTTAAGAAAATTGAGAAGAGAGGAGCTGTTGGTTCAAGATACACCTTTTCAGAAAATATGACATATCAGGAGAAGGTTAAAATGGTGGAGATCTGGTGGAGTGACTTCCGTTTTCACCTCTCAATGGCAGCCAGGACACCTGGTGAATTAAACCACTATCTTGAGGAGTCACTACCGGTTAGAGTCATCAAAAACCTAAGCAAAGCCAGGAATAAGGGGATTCCCTTTTTTGTCACTCCATACTATCTCTCTCTGCTAAATACGGATGAGTCCGGTTTTGACGACAATACAATAAGGAGTTACATAATTTACTCAGAGGCTCTTGTTGAAACCTACGGTAATATAAAAGCCTGGGAAAAGGAGGATATTGTCCAGGCAGGAAAACCAAATGCTGCCGGTTGGATTTTACCGGAGAGCCATAGCATTCACAGAAGATACCCTGAGGTTGCCATAATGATTCCGGAGACCAGGGGAAGAAGTTGCGGAGGCCTCTGTGCATCTTGTCAGCGAATGTACGATTTTCAGAGAGAGCGTTTGAATTTTGAACTCGATGATCTTAAGCCCAAAGAGCAGTGGGAGGTAAGGATGAAAAAGCTTATGAACTATTTCAGGTCTGACTCACAGCTTAGAGATATTCTTATAACAGGTGGAGACGCTCTAATGACAAGCAACAAAAATCTCAGAAAGATACTTGAGGCTGTCTTATTAATGGCAAAGGAGAAGAGGGATGACAACAAAAACAGGGAACATGGCAAGAAGTACGCAGAACTCCAGAGAGTAAGACTCGGTTCAAGACTCCTCGCCTATCTTCCATCCAGAATTGACCAAGAGCTCATAACTATACTCAGAGAGTTCCGGGAGAGAGGCTCCGAGGCCGGAATCTGCCAGTTTGTTGTACAAACACATTTCCAATCGCCCCTTGAGGTTACTCCGGAAGCAAAAAAAGCTGTTAAAATGATTCTCTCAGCAGGTTGGACTATTTCAAACCAGCTTGTATTCAATGCAGCTGCATCACGGAGAGGACACACTGCAAAGCTTAGACAAGTTCTTAACTCTATTGGCGTTATAACATATTATACATTTTCAGTCAAAGGATTTGCTGAGAACAGAACTCTTTTTTCACCTAACAGCCGCTCAATTCAGGAGGCAACGGAGGAGAAGAGTATCGGAAAGCTATCCCCCTCTCAGGCAAAGGAGCTTAATCAGCTATTTCTCTCAGGTAAGAATTTTTCAAAAGAGATGAAAGAGTTTATGAGAAGAGACGATATCCCTTTTCTTCCAACCGACAGGAACGTTTTGAATCTTCCGGCCATTGGTAAAAGTATGACATTTGAGATGGTTGGAGTAACAAAAAGGGGTGAGAGGATACTAAAATTTGATCACGACAGGACAAGAAAACACTCCCCTATAATTGATACAATGGGTGATGTCTTCATTGCCGAGAACAGATCAGTTGCCTCATATCTTAGGGAGATTGAGGGTATGAGAGAGAACAAAAAAGAGTATGAATCAATCTGGAGCTACACAACAGGTGAAACTGAGCCGGTCTTCTGGCTATTCAAATACCCAAACAAAGGGCTTGGCTTTACAGATGAAATGACAAATATCGCTATTTAA
- the mnmA gene encoding tRNA 2-thiouridine(34) synthase MnmA, whose product MKIAVGLSGGVDSSVAALLLKEAGHDVIGMFMQNWHDTTGTLHGDCPWKDDLTIAKLVAKKLDIPFHFVDLSATYSERVVDYMFSEYSKGRTPNPDVLCNREIKFEAFLKMALELGADCVATGHYCRKETIINASGNQIHRLLAGTDPNKDQSYFLCQLSQNQLSKALFPIGELLKPQVRELAAKAGLPSADKKDSQGICFVGKIDLPVFLQQKLVSVEGDVIEVFRDFYEGNRLAGYNVKGYDIIDEENIPEMSKPFQYDKKSGKKIGKHQGAQFYTVGQRKGLNIGGHIEPLFIISTDINSNLIFTGEGQNHPGLYRKGLFISSSEIHNIREDLKMYSGEVRDYLVRIRYRQPLQRARLFRREEGIYIIFEEPQRGITSGQFAAWYDGDELIGSGVIS is encoded by the coding sequence ATGAAGATAGCAGTGGGACTTTCAGGAGGAGTGGACTCCAGTGTCGCAGCTCTTCTTCTGAAGGAGGCAGGGCACGATGTTATAGGTATGTTTATGCAGAACTGGCATGATACTACAGGTACTCTGCACGGTGATTGCCCCTGGAAAGATGATCTTACTATAGCAAAGCTGGTTGCAAAAAAACTTGATATTCCATTTCATTTTGTGGATCTAAGTGCTACCTATTCAGAGAGGGTGGTAGACTATATGTTCAGTGAATACTCAAAGGGCAGAACTCCAAATCCTGATGTATTATGTAACAGGGAGATTAAATTTGAAGCCTTTCTCAAGATGGCTTTGGAACTTGGAGCGGATTGTGTTGCTACAGGTCACTACTGCAGAAAAGAGACAATAATTAATGCCTCCGGCAACCAGATTCACAGGTTATTGGCAGGCACAGACCCTAATAAAGATCAGAGTTACTTTCTTTGCCAGTTAAGCCAAAATCAGCTCTCAAAAGCCCTTTTTCCAATAGGAGAATTGCTTAAGCCACAAGTTAGAGAGTTGGCAGCAAAAGCCGGACTCCCCTCTGCCGATAAAAAAGATTCTCAGGGTATATGCTTTGTAGGCAAGATAGATCTGCCGGTTTTTCTTCAGCAGAAACTGGTTTCTGTCGAGGGAGATGTAATTGAGGTGTTCAGAGATTTTTATGAGGGAAACAGGCTTGCAGGTTATAATGTGAAGGGATACGATATTATTGACGAGGAAAATATTCCTGAGATGTCCAAACCTTTTCAATACGATAAAAAATCAGGTAAAAAGATAGGAAAACACCAGGGAGCTCAGTTCTATACTGTTGGTCAGAGAAAGGGGCTTAATATAGGGGGCCATATTGAGCCTCTCTTTATAATATCTACCGATATAAACAGTAATCTTATATTTACAGGAGAGGGGCAAAATCACCCGGGTCTATACAGAAAGGGGCTCTTTATCTCCTCATCTGAAATCCATAATATAAGGGAAGATCTTAAAATGTACTCCGGAGAGGTTAGAGATTATCTTGTAAGGATAAGGTACAGACAACCCCTGCAGAGAGCCCGTCTCTTCAGAAGAGAGGAGGGGATCTATATAATTTTTGAAGAACCTCAGAGAGGGATAACATCCGGTCAATTCGCCGCCTGGTATGATGGCGACGAACTAATCGGCTCAGGGGTAATCAGTTAA
- the cdd gene encoding cytidine deaminase produces the protein MSQKKISITYEEFPKGAGLEQQDSELLKKAADAAKSAYAPYSNFNVGAAVRLSNGEVIAASNQENAAYPSGLCAERVAIFYAHARYPDSNIESIAVTASVDGHLCEDPTYPCGACRQVMAESENRSGKPIKIIIGGDRITQVMDSVSSLLPFSFDNLPER, from the coding sequence ATGAGTCAGAAGAAAATCAGCATAACATACGAGGAGTTCCCCAAGGGGGCGGGACTTGAACAACAGGACAGTGAACTTCTCAAAAAGGCAGCAGATGCGGCAAAATCAGCCTATGCTCCCTATTCAAATTTTAATGTGGGTGCAGCCGTGAGACTCTCTAATGGAGAGGTTATAGCTGCAAGTAATCAGGAGAATGCTGCTTATCCTTCCGGGTTGTGTGCAGAGAGAGTGGCAATATTTTATGCACACGCCAGATATCCGGATTCAAATATAGAGTCAATCGCTGTTACAGCCTCTGTTGATGGACATTTGTGTGAAGATCCCACATATCCTTGCGGAGCATGTCGTCAGGTGATGGCAGAGTCTGAAAACAGATCCGGTAAGCCTATAAAGATTATTATTGGAGGAGATAGAATTACACAAGTTATGGATAGTGTCTCATCTCTCCTTCCATTCTCTTTTGACAATCTGCCTGAGAGATAA
- a CDS encoding glucosaminidase domain-containing protein: MNYFKGCLLVLLFSVFCTAGLLAQKETRLRYIETYKELAIKNMSTYGVPASITLAQACLESGDGNSKLAKEGNNHFGIKCHNWEGEKIFHDDDQKNECFRSYPKAEDSFRDHSEFLRFRERYKFLFDLDPRDYKGWAYGLKKAGYATNPAYPQLLITIIEDYQLYKYDLSGETLPPPPSELEKEREYSAPAGTNLFQISLSRKIMERNGVPYIISEVGETWESLSEDFNLFTRELQRFNDADRETTLVPGSVIYIEAKKNRGESLITSHVIEEGETIKGLSQRYAIKERSLRKLNNLMRDEEPVPGVIIKLR, from the coding sequence ATGAATTATTTTAAAGGCTGTTTGCTTGTTCTTCTTTTCTCTGTGTTTTGCACTGCAGGTTTGCTGGCTCAAAAAGAGACAAGATTAAGATATATTGAGACATACAAAGAGCTGGCAATAAAAAACATGTCAACCTACGGAGTTCCTGCCAGCATCACACTGGCACAGGCTTGTCTTGAGTCAGGAGATGGAAATTCAAAACTCGCAAAAGAGGGCAATAACCACTTTGGAATTAAGTGTCACAACTGGGAGGGTGAGAAAATTTTCCACGATGATGACCAAAAGAATGAGTGCTTCAGGAGTTATCCAAAAGCCGAGGATTCATTCAGGGACCACTCAGAGTTCCTTAGATTCAGAGAGAGATATAAATTCCTCTTTGACCTTGATCCAAGAGATTATAAAGGGTGGGCCTATGGTCTAAAAAAGGCAGGTTACGCAACAAATCCGGCCTATCCTCAGCTTTTAATAACTATCATAGAAGATTACCAGCTCTACAAGTACGATTTATCCGGAGAGACCTTGCCTCCTCCCCCATCTGAGCTTGAGAAAGAGAGAGAGTATAGTGCTCCCGCAGGTACAAACCTGTTTCAAATTTCTTTGTCAAGAAAAATTATGGAAAGGAATGGCGTTCCGTACATAATTTCTGAAGTTGGGGAGACCTGGGAGTCTCTGTCAGAAGATTTCAATCTCTTTACCAGAGAGCTTCAGCGGTTTAACGATGCTGATAGAGAGACCACTTTAGTACCTGGTTCGGTTATATACATTGAGGCTAAGAAAAACAGGGGGGAAAGCCTTATAACAAGCCATGTTATTGAAGAGGGTGAAACAATAAAAGGGCTCTCTCAGAGATACGCCATAAAAGAGAGGTCTCTGCGAAAACTTAATAACCTAATGCGAGATGAGGAGCCTGTTCCGGGCGTAATCATAAAACTAAGATAA
- the mltG gene encoding endolytic transglycosylase MltG, translating to MKRKAIYIAAAILLFSASAAVFTVWHIMYRNNTIKESVIYINEKSSPDEFFQIAEASGSVKNLTTLRYTSKIEKLSVAEPGRYIIKPGMGNREIVRMVKYGWQTPVKLTISGNIRTKERLAGILSRNIRPDSLSILNMLNNDSLAESFGFNKATFIGMFIPNTYEVFWTITSEDIARRFKREFDSFWSGERVEKAKNIGLTPVQVITLASIVTEESNVREEYPVIAGVYLNRIKKGMPLQADPTVKYAVGDFSLKRVLHKHLESNSPYNTYKHPGLPPGPITIPSAEVIDGVLNRAKHNYLYFCAKATLDGTHAFSETLAQHNRYAKAYQAALNRLKIR from the coding sequence ATGAAGAGAAAAGCGATTTACATAGCCGCAGCCATACTTCTGTTCTCTGCCTCCGCTGCCGTTTTTACAGTGTGGCATATTATGTACAGAAACAATACAATTAAGGAGAGCGTAATATATATAAATGAAAAATCATCTCCTGATGAGTTTTTTCAAATTGCAGAAGCATCCGGTTCTGTTAAAAATCTCACCACTCTTCGCTATACTTCAAAAATTGAAAAATTATCCGTTGCCGAACCCGGAAGATATATTATTAAACCGGGGATGGGCAACAGAGAGATTGTGAGGATGGTAAAATATGGCTGGCAAACTCCGGTAAAACTCACAATATCCGGAAATATAAGAACTAAAGAGAGATTAGCAGGTATTCTATCCAGGAACATAAGGCCTGATTCATTAAGCATACTGAATATGCTTAATAATGATTCTCTTGCAGAATCATTTGGGTTTAATAAGGCGACATTTATTGGAATGTTCATCCCTAATACCTATGAGGTCTTCTGGACAATCACATCTGAGGATATTGCCAGGCGTTTTAAGAGAGAGTTTGACTCTTTCTGGAGCGGTGAAAGAGTTGAAAAGGCAAAAAATATTGGTCTCACTCCTGTGCAGGTAATAACTCTTGCCTCAATAGTTACAGAAGAGAGTAATGTCAGAGAGGAGTATCCGGTAATAGCCGGGGTGTATCTAAACAGAATAAAGAAAGGTATGCCTCTCCAGGCAGATCCTACTGTTAAATATGCTGTTGGTGATTTTTCGCTAAAACGGGTATTGCATAAACATCTTGAGAGCAACTCTCCCTACAATACATATAAACATCCGGGGCTCCCCCCCGGCCCCATTACAATTCCCTCTGCTGAAGTGATTGATGGGGTTTTGAATCGTGCAAAACACAACTATCTCTACTTTTGCGCCAAAGCTACACTTGACGGAACACATGCTTTTTCAGAGACTCTTGCCCAGCATAACAGATACGCAAAGGCATATCAGGCGGCCCTGAACAGACTCAAGATCCGCTGA